The following nucleotide sequence is from Dehalogenimonas sp. THU2.
CCCCTGTGTTATCGGCGCCATGCAGAATGTACTCCTTCATTTGGGTGACCCGAAGCAATATCTGGCGCACTTTATCATTTTGGCGGTTCCGATCCTCTCGACGGTGTTTTTGGGGAGGCTTTATTGCGGCTGGGTGTGTCCGATGGGGGCGGTGCAACAATTCCTTTACCGCCGCGACCTCAGTGTTAAACTACCTGCCTGGGTTGGCGATAAACTCAGGTGGCTTCGCTTTGGTATTCTGATAGCGATTATTTCCGCTGCCTTATATACCGGAACCGAAGTTTTTGCGGAGATCGACCCGTTCAAATCCCTATTCAATGCCCAGATTTCGCCGGTACCTACCACTTTCCTGGTAATTCTGGTGGTGGCTTCGATTTTTATATTCACTCCCTGGTGCCGGTTTCTGTGCCCTATGGGAGCGGTGCTTTCAGTTGTGGGGCGTATTGCCCGCCGGGAACTTAGCTTTAAGCCAGAGTGCAAGAACTGCGGGGCTTGCGCCAAGACTTTCTGTGAATACAAAGCTATCACTCCCGGCAGCGTGTTACCTAAGATAGAGCAGCATGAGTGCGCCCGTTGCGGCGAATGCATCTCTCGCTGTCCGAAGAATGCCATGGAATATGAGATTCCGGATAGAAAGAGTAACGGTTCGGTTTCCCTGCCGCAATCCCCGGTGTTGCGACATCCGATTCCGGAACGTGTTGTACCGGATCCTGGCGATTGACATTACCATCCATGACAAAACGAAAAGAGGGGCGAAAGCCCCTCTTTTAAATCTCAGATAGATCTTTCTATACGCACTTGGAAAGCTGGTAGCTCTTGCCCTCGGTGGTGATGGCCGGGGCGATGACCATTTCCGCCTGCTGCATCTCGCGGATGTTGGCCGCGCCGCAGACTCCCATGACCGTCCGGAGGGCTCCGACGAAGTTCTGGGAGCCATCGACGACGGAGGTGGGGCCGAAGAGAATTTGCTCCAGAGGCGCGGTGGTGCCTACCTTGATGCGGGTGCCGCGTGGCAGGGAAGGGTGGGGATGGCTCATGCCCCAGTGGTAACCGTGGCCTGGCGCTTCTTTAGCCTGGGCGATGATGGAACCGAACATAGCGGCATCGGCGCCGGCGGCGATGGCTTTACAGAAATCGCCACCTTTCTTGAAGCCGCCATCGGTGATGATGGTGACATAACGGCCGGTCTCGGCCAGGTAAGCCTCACGCGCCGCGGCGCAGTCCATGGTGGCGGTGATCTGCGGCACACCCAGACCCAACACTTCGCGGGAGGTGCAAGCGGCGCCCGGGCCGACGC
It contains:
- a CDS encoding 4Fe-4S binding protein translates to MSNKSWFRRFTVSFVLALATLLLVAAPLFACEITIKPEKSSGQVGDIIKLDITVVLTHRNCPVPMSDTKFITSSNLAIVGQTAWVSAGRDTYKTVLTVQLLAAGTAKLEIVRDCIKEGGYEVVTLTAGGTAVIDTPVTTNIPREVSPGVVVVPSTSSIGGDTVEPASEMTWLEAFKRAFSQPFIWAYLGLTFFAYFALLFRRRRWRYISLAFSMVYLGFFLGLCPCVIGAMQNVLLHLGDPKQYLAHFIILAVPILSTVFLGRLYCGWVCPMGAVQQFLYRRDLSVKLPAWVGDKLRWLRFGILIAIISAALYTGTEVFAEIDPFKSLFNAQISPVPTTFLVILVVASIFIFTPWCRFLCPMGAVLSVVGRIARRELSFKPECKNCGACAKTFCEYKAITPGSVLPKIEQHECARCGECISRCPKNAMEYEIPDRKSNGSVSLPQSPVLRHPIPERVVPDPGD